Proteins from one Arsenophonus apicola genomic window:
- a CDS encoding helix-turn-helix transcriptional regulator: MLQQRLGSKEIAKYLNLSPITVNHKLQVIYQKTGVNSARQLIEYCKTYSLDNFIPERFLTPGVLFITK, encoded by the coding sequence TTGCTTCAACAAAGACTCGGTAGTAAAGAAATAGCGAAATATTTAAACCTCTCACCTATAACAGTAAATCATAAATTACAGGTTATTTATCAAAAAACGGGTGTTAATTCAGCCAGACAACTTATTGAATACTGTAAAACTTATTCTCTTGATAACTTTATACCTGAACGTTTTTTAACTCCAGGTGTTCTTTTCATAACAAAGTGA